The Theileria annulata chromosome 2, complete sequence, *** SEQUENCING IN PROGRESS *** genomic sequence TGTATATTTGATCTATGtgatgataataatttatctttaaatgATGTCATTTTAgatcatttaaattagtaatattaatattcatgtacaaaaaatttttaaatataaaatttgaaatataaatttcaaatataaaatattattttaaatataaaataaatatgaaatatgaaatagaaatatgaaatattaaattatataattttatataatttgaaataaaattaatagaatattaaGTGTGTCCCCATCttaatgtatataaatcAAAAATAGCTTCATCttttaaaagatttatagaatcttcaaattttattctttccatttcaaattcatccattatttcattattccttatattagtagtagtagtagtagtactgtTAGTAGTGATAGTATCCTGTCcattagtagtagtaccTATATTACTGGTAGTATCCATATTATTGGAAGAATCcatattattagtagttGAATCTGAAGATTGTGTAGTTGTATCAGTGGATTGTGTAGAATATGGAATTGGAATTggaatttgataattagtttctttttttaattgatgtattaattttatttctgGATCCATTAACTTTTCTCTAGCTTcatatattctataatatatattaactttactacttaactacAGTACTAGACTACTGGACTACTTAACTACAGTACTAGACTACAAGAATAGGTACTATAGACTACTGGACTACACACTTAGCTACTTATAGTACTACTTAAGAACTCTACAGTACTGAACTACCAtagactacttaactactcttaatacccttaaatacctaaatacttaactacccttaactagttaactacttaataaGGCTTAAATAgtcttaactacttaaatactcctaatacccttaactacttaaatactcttaatacccttaaataTCTTAATACCCCTAACTACCtaaatacccttaactactactgctggagcaagcaccgtaactaaAACGATACCGATTAAATTGATTAGTACAACgtttagttatatttatatcattagTATGTTTATCTGGATGCCAGATTTTACATAAAGTATTgaattgttttttaatatcaGAATCTGTAGCATCATTATTAAGACCAAGTAATTGGAAATAAGTGGCATCTTTCTGTTCAATAATCTTATTATATCGTTTTAAATCGATTATTCCACAATTATCTTTCATTAATAGACAAATTGATGCGGCATTTTCCCAATCTAATAACTTCTCATATGATTCtattaatgtataatatgCATTTATATAATCTGGTATATACATTAAACACATTTCACATGATTCTATACATTCCAACCATCTATTCAAATGTATTAATGTTCTTcctttattataatataatttaccTATACTTTTTATACCCATTTCTTCTATCATATTCTCCataacggtgcttgctccaacggCACCAGTAGCAtccttagtagtagtacactccataggcataaaattagctccctttcccatagtacactctgtagctgtaaaattagctccctttcccttagtaacggtgcttgaTCCAATGGTACCAATATCCTTACTActattagtaatattagtagtatcCTTATTAGCAGGACCCTCAGTACTCgtgtgaccaagcaccgtaacggaagtATATATGTGtggatttaaaaaaatatttatagcatatgtataataatcaAGTGCATtatgatataatttatttttatatgatAAAGAACCTTTAGAAGCTAAATCCATAATAatcatataataaaattcctTCTTCATAgatatattacaaatatcCAGCGGTGTctttaattctttattctttaatgttaaatatggtgtataatgtaaaaataatttt encodes the following:
- a CDS encoding uncharacterized protein (chr2.cand.223 - hypothetical protein) yields the protein MDPEIKLIHQLKKETNYQIPIPIPYSTQSTDTTTQSSDSTTNNMDSSNNMDTTSNIGTTTNGQDTITTNSTTTTTTNIRNNEIMDEFEMERIKFEDSINLLKDEAIFDLYTLRWGHT